From Pseudomonadota bacterium:
AGCGGGTGGCCTATATCATGCTGGACCTGAAGAAGTGCAGCAGGGGAGAGCCTGACCTGCGCGCCTATGTGTACCGCCTGGAAGAGTGGCTGATCCGGACCCTGGGTATTCTGGGCGTTCAGGGAGAGCGGCGCGAGGGCAGGGTCGGGATCTGGGTGAGTGGGGCGGGGGAGGAGGCCAAGATTGCCGCCCTTGGCGTCCGGGTCCGCCACTGGGTGACATACCATGGCGTGGCGCTGAATGTGGATCCTGATCTGGGACACTTTGACGGGATTGTTCCGTGCGGGGTTCGCCAGCATGGAGTGACATCGCTGCGGGCCTTGGGGCTGTCTGTGTCCATGGATCAGGCTGATATGGCGCTGAAACAGACGTGGTCAGAGGTTTTTGAAAAGGACTGAGAATTCAGGTACGGACAGGGAAGGGGCCATGGGCACAAAGCCGGGCCCGATCTGGATCCCGTACCAGTTCAGGACCACAAGAGTCAGCAGAGCCACACACAGTCCCGGCCCCAGGGGAATTTCCACGCCCCGGCCAAAGCCCTTCAGTGACCGGTGCATCACCAGATGGCGGAAAAGGCCGATCAGGAATGACATCACAACGCCACCGACCAGAATGGCATTCAGGCCCTGCCAGCCGACCCACAGGCCGGCCATGCCCATGAACTTCACATCGCCCAGCCCCATGGCTTCGCGGTGCAGGATCCGGGTGGCTACAGTGCGGAACAGGGCCATGAGGCCAGCTCCCAGAGCTGCTCCGGCCAGACAGTCGGTGAGGGTGAGGGGACCGATGGGGCCCACGACTGCCATCAGCAGACCCAGGACAGCCAGCGGGAATACAAGGATATCGGGCAGATAGCCTGTCTTCAGGTCGATCCAGAACAGGGCGGCCAGCCCGATGACCATAATGGCCAGGGCCGCCGGATAGAGATATGGCGCAAGGGACAACAGCATCAGGTTTTCTCCGCAGCCGCTGACAGAAGGGTCGCCGGATCATCGTTCCAGCGGGTAATCGTCCAGCTTTTGTCTGTGGTCTCCAGCTGGCACACACGGCCGGGCAGAACGCGCGTCTCCACCCATGTGCCCTGTTGCCCGGTAATCATGGAGCGCATCAGGCGCAGAATCCCGTTGCTGGTGCAGGCGAAAATATCTTGGTTCCGGGACGCGGCATGCATGTCCTGCAGGAAGCCGGCCAGGCGGTCTCGTACGATCTGTTCGGTATCAGGCCAGCCGGCATTTTTCGGCCAGGCTCCCAGTTTTTCCCACCCCTCCAGCTCTTCCGGGCCGAATTTTTCCCGGATCTGGTCGCCGGACAGGCCTTCCCACAGGCCGTAGTCCAGCTCCCGCAGGCGGTTGTCCACCGTGACGGGCAGGGAAGTTGCCTTCGACACAACCTCTGAAAGCTGCAGGGTCCGTTTCAGCGGGCCGCTGATGATTTTCTGTAACTGAAAATCCGAGGACTGGATCCACCGGGCCACCCGGTCGGCCTGCGCCATGCCCTCGGCGGTCAGGGGCAGGTCTGTGCGCGCTCCGACCCAGACTGGTGTCTGGTTTGCCTCAAAGGTATTCCCGTGGCGGGAGAGGATCAGCATTACAAATTCCTGTACGATCCGTTATACACAGGCAGAAGCTCGCCTTCCCGGTCAATCAGCACTTCGGCACGGGCCAGGTCCTGCGGGCTGTCCACGCCCCAGTGGGTGCGTCCCTGATAGTCCACAGGCACAACCCGGATTTTGATGCCGTTCTCCAGCGCCCGCAGCTGCTCCAGCTGTTCCTGCTGCTCCAGCGGGCCTGGTTCCAGTTTCAGCAGGTCGCTCAGGGTCTGCGGTGCGTACGCATACAGGCCGATATGGCGCCAGACGCGGGGCGCGGCCCCATCACGCACATACGGGATCGGGCTTTTGGAAAAGTACAGGGCATTGCCGTGCCGGTCGAACACCACGGTGGTGCCGCCAGCCTCACCGGCCTGCTTGGCCTGGATCAGGGTTTTGTAGGCCTCCGGCTGCATCAGGGTGGCAGGTGTGGCCATGCGGATGGATGGGTTGCTGGCGAATGGTGGAATGACAGCCTGGATCACCCAGGGCGGTGTCAGGACCGCATCACCCTGCAGATTGATGACTACATCCGGCCTGTGCGACAGCTGGTCCAGAACCACAGCCACGCGCTCGGTTCCGTTGCGGATGTCCGGGCTGGTGCGGACACAGGCCGCGCCGATCTGGTGGCAGAACTCTTCGATGGCATCATGGTCGGTGGCCACAATGATATCCGAAATTTCCGGCACACTGCGCGCAATGGCCCACACCCGCTGCAGCATGGGAACACCGCGAATGGGCTGCAGCGGCTTTCCCGGAAACCGGGTCGAGTTATAGCGGGCAGGGATGATGACCGTGGTTTTCATTCCTGCGTGGCTTTCACCACTGCTTCCGCCGTTAAGCCGAAGTGTTTGTAGAGGTCCTTGTAAGGGGCGGATTCGCCGAAGGAATGCATGCCGATGAATACGCCATTCTCGCCCAGCCAGCGGTCCCAGCCCTGGCGGACGCCGGCCTCGATGGCGATGCGTTTCATGCCTTTGCCCAGCACCTTTGCCCTGTACGCCGCGTCCTGTTTCTCGAACAGTTCCCAGCTCGGCATGGACACCACCGCCGTGCCGATGCCCTTGGCCTGCAGCTGGTCGCGGGCCTGCACGGCGATTTCCACCTCGGACCCTGTCGCCATGATCGTCACCTGACGCTTGCCGTCTGCCTCGCGCAGTACATAGGCCCCCCGAGCACTGAGGTTTTCATCGGTATGCACAGTCCGCAGATGCGCCAGGTTCTGCCGCGTCAAGGCCAGCAGGGAAGGGGCCGGATCACCGGACAGGGCCAGCTCCCAGCACTCGGCCACCTCCACGGAATCGCAGGGACGGAACACCCGCAGGCCCGGAATGGTGCGCAGGGCGGCCACATGCTCGACGGGCTGATGCGTGGGGCCATCTTCGCCGAGGCCGATACTGTCGTGGGTCATCACGAACACCACACGCTGTTTCATCAGCGCCGCCAGGCGGATCGAGGGGCGACAGTAATCGCTGAAGGTCAGGAACGTACCGCCATAGGGGATAATTCCACTATGCAAAGCCATACCGTTCATCGCCGCCGCCATGGCGTGTTCGCGCACGCCAAAGTGCACGTAATGGCCGCTGTAGTCGCCTTTCTTCACGGCCTTCATGGCTTTGGTGCGCGTGTTGTTGGAGGGGGTCAGATCTGCCGATCCGCCGATGAGTTCGGGGATCGCTGCGGTCAGTACCTCCAGCACATTGCCCGATGCCACGCGGGTAGCTACGGCGGGTTTTTCGTCGGCGACTTTTTTCTTGAACGCCGCGACAATCTTTTTCAGCTCGGGCGAGGCATGACCCGACATGGCATGGGCAAAAGCACCGCGCACTTCGGGAGTGGCCTCGGCCAGATGCTGCGCCCACGAGAGATGTTTTTTATGCCCGCGTTGACCTGCCTGACGCCATGCCGCCAGAACATCGTCAGGAATGACAAACGGTGCATGGGGCCAGTTCAGCTTTTCCCGCGCGCCTTTTACTTCATCGGCACCCAGCGGCGCGCCGTGGCTGTCCTTGGTGCCCGCCTTGGTGGGGGCGCCAAAGCCGATGGTGGTCTTGCAGGCGATCAGGGTCGGTTTGTCACTGTGCTGGGCCTGTTTCAGAGCCGCGGCGATCTGCGCCGGGTTGTGGCCGTCGATAGCCTGCACGTTCCAGCCATAGGCGCGGAAGCGGGCCTGGACATCTTCGGTAAAAGATAATTGCGTTGGGCCGTCGATGGAAATCTCGTTGTCGTCCCAGAGCACGATCAGCCGGTTGAGGCCCAGGTGCCCGGCCAGCGAGCACGCCTCGTGGCTGATGCCCTCCATCAGGTCGCCGTCGCTGGCGATGACGTAAGTGAAGTGATCCACCAGCGCGTTGCCAAAGCGGGCATTGAGCATGCGCTCAGCCAGCGCCATCCCCACGGCGTTGGAAATGCCCTGGCCCAGCGGCCCGGTGGTGGTCTCGATCCCGGCGCTGTGGAGAACTTCCGGATGGCCGGGGGTTTTGCTATGCAGCTGGCGGAAGTGCTTCAGCTGCTCCAGCGGCATGCCCTGGTAACCGGTCAGATACAGCAGGGCGTACAGCAACATCGATCCGTGCCCGGCGGACAGGACAAAGCGGTCCCGGTCGACCCAGGTGGGCGCTGACGGATCAAAGTTCAGGAACTGGGTGAACAGCACCGTGGCTACATCGGCCATTCCCATGGGCATGCCGGGATGGCCCGACTTGGCGGCCTCTACCGCATCCATGGCCAGCGCCCGAATCGCATTGGCCATCTGGTTGTGGGCAACAGCGGGCAGGGGGCTGGAATGGTCAGCAACGGCGGCTTTCAGGGGCATGGGCAGAAGTCCTTCAGGTCTGAAACGCTTAATCTACCATGCGGGTCGCGGTGCCGGCCGTCAACAGGGCTGATTCAGATTGCCTGAAAGTAATTCAGCGGATAGAAACGCCTGGTATTCTTAATACACAAGAGATTCTGTCATGGGAATTCAGGTTATTTCATCAGGTTTTGTTGGCCAGAGTATGAATGTTGGCCAAGAGATGAACCTTGTTGTGCCGGAAAAACAGATACGCACACCGGTTCCGGGTAAAGTGCCGTCAGGCGGGCCTCCACCGATTGGTGAAACACCGGCCCGTCGTTCACCCGTGCCAACCGGTAAAATCCCAAATCCTCAAGGTCCTTCGGATATACCAGACGGTGTACCAGGCCTGTGGACGTGCCAGGTAAACCAAGCTGGGGTTGGGAAACTCCGCCTTCGTCACCTGAGCGCAAGCCTGAAGAACTGCCGAAAAAGCCACCCGGAATACCTGTGCCTGATATTGCTGAAATCCTTCGTATAATCAGACAGAGGAAGAGGCAGAAGAGGTGCCCGGATTGTTCTCCTGATTGTCCGCTTTACTATTTTTCTCCGATCAAGGGTCCGGCTCTGGGCTGAAATCAGTCCATATGATATTTTCCATAATATAAATTATGCAACTGACTCTATGGGGTCAGGATCGGTCAATGACAGACCGCTCCCGACCCGGCCAGCCCTGATCATACCTGATACAAACAGCTTGCCTGTGGAACCGGATGGGATTACCCATGCCTGTCAGTGCCGTCTCTCATGCGCAACAGGAGTTTTTCCACATGATGCAGAAGCTGCGCGGGTTTGCATCCTCATGGGCGTTCAGGATCCTGTTCGTGGTTCTTCTGGCCAGTTTTGGCTTCTGGGGTATTGGCGACATTTTCCGCAGCCAGGCAACCAGTGACCGGGTTGTTGCTACAGTTGATGACGTCCGGATTGACCGCGCTGCATTCGATGCGGCCTTCCGCCAGGATGTTTCCCGTCTGCAGCAGGTGACCGGCGGCCGGATTGATGCAGAAAAAGCCCGGGCCATGGGACTTGACCGCAAGACGCTGGAGCGTATGACAAACCAGATCCTGATGGATCTGGCCGCCCGGGATACCGGAATTCTGGTGGATGACTCTGTTATTGCCCGCTGGATTGCATCAGAACCGGTTTTCAGGAATGCCGAAGGTAAATTCGACAGGCAGCGCTTCCTGTCTGTTCTCCAGTCCAGTGGCCTGACGGAAGCCGGTTTTGCCTCTGCTGTCCGCCAGCAGGTGTCCGGCGCCATTCTTCTGGGTGCTGTTCCGGCCAGTGTGGATTCCGTTCCCGACAGCCATATAGAAGACGTCTGGCGTGGACAGCAGGCCGTGCGCGGCCTCGAGGTTATCACCCTGCCCCTGTCCAGTATTGCTGTACCGGAAGCTCCGACAGATGAAACCCTGAAGACTTATATGGAGGCCCATGCGGATCGCTATGCGGCTCCCGAATACAGATCTCTGGTGCTTGTTCCGCTGTCTCCCGCCGATATGGAACGGAAGATACAGATAACGGATGACGAACTGAACCGGATCTGGCAGGAGCGCAAGGCTGAATTCCAGGTTCCGGAACGCCGGGATGTGCAGCAGATCCTGGTGACAGACCGGCAGAAGGCTGAAATCATCCATGCCCGCGCCATGACCGGTAATCTGGAAAAGGCTGCAGGCGAAACCGGAGTAAACGTTACAGCCATGCCGGCTGTAACGCAGGACCAGCTTCCTGCAGAGATTGCGGACAGCCTGTTTTCCCTGAAGGAAGGCGAAATGACCGGGCCCCTGGAAAGTGTTCTGGGGTGGCATGTTCTGAAAGTTGTGAAAATCCATCCCGGCGGGACTGTCCCCTTTGAGGAAGCAAGGCAGAAACTGATGGAGGAAACCCGCACATCGCAGATCCAGGACGGGATCCATGCCCTGACCGTACAGCTGCAGGATACTGTGGCCGCCGGCGATGATGTAGGGGAATATGCCAGAAGCCAGGGCCTGCAGCCCGTGACAATCCAGGCCACGGACCAGCAGGGCCTTTCTTCTGCTGGCGCACCGGTCCAGTCCCTGCGTGGCCGGGAAAAGATCCTGGAAACAGCCTTTTCCCTGGATCAGGGCCAGGCCAGTGATCTGGTCCAGGACAAGGATAATACAGGGTGGATTGTTGCCGTGACGTCTATCACCCCTTCCCTGCCCAGGCCGTTTGAGGCGATCCGCGATTCCCTGGCCAAAGACTGGACTCTGGACCAGCAGAAAAGGAGAGCAGCAGATATGGTGTCTGACATGATCCGCCGCTGGAAGTCGGGAGAGAGCGGTCAGGCCATTGCCCGGGCTGCCGGTGCAAGGCATGAAACCATGGCCCCTCTCGGCCGCCAGGGAAAACTGCCCGGAAATACCACCATCCCCCCTTCCCTCGTTGTGGATCTTTTCCGTCTGGAGACAGGGGCTGTCACGTCAGCCATTGAGGGAGGCCGGGCCATCCTTGTCCGTGCGGGAGAAGTCAGGCTGCCGGGCAAAGCCCCTGCAGATGCGGACATCAGGGGACTGCGCCCGGATACGGAATCCGCCATGGCTTCAGAGCTTGTGGAACAGTTCAGGGCGGCGCTGGCTGTGAAATACCCTGTACAGATCCATGCGGACAGGCTGTCGCAAGCTGAATAGCCACAGGGACAGAAGCAACGGCCTGCGGTATTCCGGGAACAGCGCTGTCCGGGGCGGCCCCATGTTTCAGGACACAGACAATCCGCCTCCAGCGTCCTTCCCTGTGTTTGCAGGACTCTCCATGTGCAGTCTGAGCCATGAACAGTTGACCCAGGTACGCCTTGACTCTTTGTCCCCTGGATAAAGGCTTTTCATTCCTGTCCTGAACAGGAAAATCATTCTCTCCAATGGCCTTGAGCATGGTTCCTACTGTTGTGGCGTCAACGATGGCACCGCCCCAGTTGCCGGCATGAATAAAGGCTGGTGTGCCAATCAGCCCGGTCAGAAGGCGCAGAACGCGGGCATAACGGGTATGGGAAGACTTTACAAAATCAGCCCCTGTGGCCAGCAGAGAGGCAAGTGTGATCCAGACAATTTCGTGCAGGGATCTGATTTCGTGGAGGGGGTTATAGAAACGAACCATTCCCTGAAGTCCGCAAAGCAGGGTGCCATATCCTGCGCTAACGACCTTTCTGGCCAGGTCCAGTTTTCCATCCTGTGTCAGACAGCCGGCCACAACTGAACGGACAGCTGAGGCAGCAATAACAACAATTGATGGAACTGATCCTGTGATAAAACTCTGTGCCAGAACAGTGCCCGGACCGGGGCAAGGGCCGTCTTCTGGTCATTTTTCTTCAGCTGCATGAAGACCAAGTTTACGGCCACCGCCAGCAATGCAGGAATGTGATTGAACGTCCAGGCCATTTTGCAGGCAACACCAATCACAAGCCCCACAGCTGCTGCGTTCCAGCGCCGTGGCCATTTGGGCAAACTCTCCAGATAATTCCATGTTCCGTCCAGAACGGCCCGACACGAAGCGACACCATCCCTGAAACTTTTCCAGAAGTTGCGGATATGAAAGGGAGACTGTGTGTCAGGGGGCGTGTCCATAGAAGAACATCTGCTGTTTCAAGGGGTACTGTCTGTTCCCCTTGTAGGCCCTGTTTCTGAAAATAATCAGGAAATTGCGGACTATCGCATGTCCACTATCCGGCTGCCGGACGTGTATCTGCGCAGGCCGCGGTGGAAAATCCATGCCGCCAGGGTACAGGACATGACCGCCGCCGCGGCCAGAACACCCAGTTTCCACCAGGAAAACTCCCGCAGGATATCGGCGGGCAGGAAGGCGATAAATCCCACAGGCAGGACTGTGAACAGGAAAACCTTGATGGCCAGGGGAAGGCCCTGGATGGGCGTGGTGGAGATCTGCACGAATGTGTCCAGGATCTGCTCCATGATGCCGGAGCGGTCCTGGGTCCAGAACACAACGCTGTTCAGCATGATCGTAATGCCCAGGATGATGAAGGCTGACAGGATCCCCAGAAGAAGGGCCAGTCCTGCTTCCTGCCACCCGGCCTGTCCGAACAGGACCAGGATAACGGCGCCTGCGATCATGTCACCGAGGGATTCCATATCCGGCTGGCTCAGCATCACGCCAGGCAGAACCGGTTTGGGCTGGGTCAGGTAAATATCCAGCGTACCGTCCAGGATCAGGCGGTCCATGCGCCAGGCTCCACCGAACAGGACCAGCGCCAGGCCATACGCAAAAGTCACAATCCCGGCCATGTGAGCCACATCGGCCAGTCCCCATCCCCGGACTGATCCAACTGCGCCAAACAGCAGGACCCAGATCATGAACCAGGCCAGGTTGTTGACGGTCATGAACAGAAAGGACCAGAACAGGCTCCACCTGTCGGCCCCCGCTGTCCGCAGGTTGGTCCGCACAAGAAAGGCCAGGTACCGCAGAGTGTGGCGCATCAGGCCCCTCCCCTGCGGATAAAACGCTGTTCTGCCATGCAACTGGCCAGGGCAAGTGCAGTTCCTGTCAGAACGATCCAGAACAGCTGGACAGAAAGACCGGTCAGGGCAGAGGAAAGGCTGACAGTCTCAAGGGTCCAGTGGGCCGGGATGTACAGCATGGCGGGGAACGGTGTGCTCCAGGCCAGGGTCTGGACCCATCCCGGATAAAGGCTGATCGGCATGATGACTCCTCCCAGAACCAGGACTCCTTTTCCGACCAGCATGAAAACAGGCCGGGCAGAGCGCATCCAGGAAGCGCTGAAACCGATCAGCATGTGCAACAGGGTCCAGAGCACGATGCCCAGCGCCACTGACAGGATCCAAGCCGGTATCGCCCATCCGGACAGGAGCCATGTTCCTGTAACCAGGACACTGAACAGAACGGCAAAGGGAGCCAGGACAGCAGCGCGCAACAACGCTCCCCCCACCGCTTCACCCAGGCGCAGGGTCACATGTCCCACGGGCCGGGACAGGAAGGATCCCAAGGCCCCGGTGTGGATGTCCTCCTCGATAACCCGGTAGGCCCGGACCAGCGGATAGTTCACGCAACCGGTCAGGACGGCGTACCAGATGATCTGGTCGTACCCCAGACCCAGACGGGCCAGGGTAACATCAGGCACCATGGTCCAGACGCTGACCCACAGTCCCTTGCCGATCAGGTACGACACCACCAGGCTGACCAGGGCTGTTTTCTGCTGCCAGGCGCCCAGCCAACCCATTGTGAAACTGTGGAGAAACGATGGAAGGAATTTCATTTTTTCGCCAGGACAAAAAGGACCAGAAGCAGTGCCAGGGCCGGCACGGTCAGGATCAGCAGATGGGACAGCCAGAAAAAGACAGGCCTCTCTGTGACATCGGCTTCAGTCAGGACATGCCCGTTCTCAAACGCCAGGACAGGAATCTTGTCCGAGAAAACATAGTCCCGTTCGGCAATGGCATAGATGTCTTTAAAATCCCCCCGGACCGCCTGCGCACGCAGGGTATAGGTCATCAGCAGAAACCCTTTCCGGCCAACTTCAGTAATCCGGAAGACTGTTCCGGCCGGGATCCTGACGGCTCCGGGATCGTATTCAGGCGCAGATGGAATGCAGGCAGGATTTTCTGGATCGCCCTTGAACTTCGCAAAGATCAGAACACCGTAATCGGTGGCGCACACATCCTCGGTCAGATGGATCTTCTGGCCGATAACCGGATAGTACAGCGCCGGATAATACAGTTTTGCAGCGTACAGGGGGGCAAGAACACCGAAGACACAGGCTGTCGCAACAGTCCACACCCTTCCCCACCGGAATACAGCCCAGACAAGGAATGCCAGAAAGGGAGCGGCCACAAAACTGTCTGTCACGCCGTGATTGATAACTGCGGCCAGGGCCAGGACGGCCGCAACCATGAACCCTGTCAGTTTCC
This genomic window contains:
- a CDS encoding histidine phosphatase family protein — protein: MLILSRHGNTFEANQTPVWVGARTDLPLTAEGMAQADRVARWIQSSDFQLQKIISGPLKRTLQLSEVVSKATSLPVTVDNRLRELDYGLWEGLSGDQIREKFGPEELEGWEKLGAWPKNAGWPDTEQIVRDRLAGFLQDMHAASRNQDIFACTSNGILRLMRSMITGQQGTWVETRVLPGRVCQLETTDKSWTITRWNDDPATLLSAAAEKT
- a CDS encoding ABC-2 family transporter protein, whose protein sequence is MRHTLRYLAFLVRTNLRTAGADRWSLFWSFLFMTVNNLAWFMIWVLLFGAVGSVRGWGLADVAHMAGIVTFAYGLALVLFGGAWRMDRLILDGTLDIYLTQPKPVLPGVMLSQPDMESLGDMIAGAVILVLFGQAGWQEAGLALLLGILSAFIILGITIMLNSVVFWTQDRSGIMEQILDTFVQISTTPIQGLPLAIKVFLFTVLPVGFIAFLPADILREFSWWKLGVLAAAAVMSCTLAAWIFHRGLRRYTSGSRIVDMR
- the tkt gene encoding transketolase, whose protein sequence is MANAIRALAMDAVEAAKSGHPGMPMGMADVATVLFTQFLNFDPSAPTWVDRDRFVLSAGHGSMLLYALLYLTGYQGMPLEQLKHFRQLHSKTPGHPEVLHSAGIETTTGPLGQGISNAVGMALAERMLNARFGNALVDHFTYVIASDGDLMEGISHEACSLAGHLGLNRLIVLWDDNEISIDGPTQLSFTEDVQARFRAYGWNVQAIDGHNPAQIAAALKQAQHSDKPTLIACKTTIGFGAPTKAGTKDSHGAPLGADEVKGAREKLNWPHAPFVIPDDVLAAWRQAGQRGHKKHLSWAQHLAEATPEVRGAFAHAMSGHASPELKKIVAAFKKKVADEKPAVATRVASGNVLEVLTAAIPELIGGSADLTPSNNTRTKAMKAVKKGDYSGHYVHFGVREHAMAAAMNGMALHSGIIPYGGTFLTFSDYCRPSIRLAALMKQRVVFVMTHDSIGLGEDGPTHQPVEHVAALRTIPGLRVFRPCDSVEVAECWELALSGDPAPSLLALTRQNLAHLRTVHTDENLSARGAYVLREADGKRQVTIMATGSEVEIAVQARDQLQAKGIGTAVVSMPSWELFEKQDAAYRAKVLGKGMKRIAIEAGVRQGWDRWLGENGVFIGMHSFGESAPYKDLYKHFGLTAEAVVKATQE
- a CDS encoding A24 family peptidase — encoded protein: MLLSLAPYLYPAALAIMVIGLAALFWIDLKTGYLPDILVFPLAVLGLLMAVVGPIGPLTLTDCLAGAALGAGLMALFRTVATRILHREAMGLGDVKFMGMAGLWVGWQGLNAILVGGVVMSFLIGLFRHLVMHRSLKGFGRGVEIPLGPGLCVALLTLVVLNWYGIQIGPGFVPMAPSLSVPEFSVLFKNL
- the kdsB gene encoding 3-deoxy-manno-octulosonate cytidylyltransferase, translated to MKTTVIIPARYNSTRFPGKPLQPIRGVPMLQRVWAIARSVPEISDIIVATDHDAIEEFCHQIGAACVRTSPDIRNGTERVAVVLDQLSHRPDVVINLQGDAVLTPPWVIQAVIPPFASNPSIRMATPATLMQPEAYKTLIQAKQAGEAGGTTVVFDRHGNALYFSKSPIPYVRDGAAPRVWRHIGLYAYAPQTLSDLLKLEPGPLEQQEQLEQLRALENGIKIRVVPVDYQGRTHWGVDSPQDLARAEVLIDREGELLPVYNGSYRNL
- a CDS encoding SurA N-terminal domain-containing protein, which produces MMQKLRGFASSWAFRILFVVLLASFGFWGIGDIFRSQATSDRVVATVDDVRIDRAAFDAAFRQDVSRLQQVTGGRIDAEKARAMGLDRKTLERMTNQILMDLAARDTGILVDDSVIARWIASEPVFRNAEGKFDRQRFLSVLQSSGLTEAGFASAVRQQVSGAILLGAVPASVDSVPDSHIEDVWRGQQAVRGLEVITLPLSSIAVPEAPTDETLKTYMEAHADRYAAPEYRSLVLVPLSPADMERKIQITDDELNRIWQERKAEFQVPERRDVQQILVTDRQKAEIIHARAMTGNLEKAAGETGVNVTAMPAVTQDQLPAEIADSLFSLKEGEMTGPLESVLGWHVLKVVKIHPGGTVPFEEARQKLMEETRTSQIQDGIHALTVQLQDTVAAGDDVGEYARSQGLQPVTIQATDQQGLSSAGAPVQSLRGREKILETAFSLDQGQASDLVQDKDNTGWIVAVTSITPSLPRPFEAIRDSLAKDWTLDQQKRRAADMVSDMIRRWKSGESGQAIARAAGARHETMAPLGRQGKLPGNTTIPPSLVVDLFRLETGAVTSAIEGGRAILVRAGEVRLPGKAPADADIRGLRPDTESAMASELVEQFRAALAVKYPVQIHADRLSQAE
- the lipB gene encoding lipoyl(octanoyl) transferase LipB, translated to MPEWRTESGLVDYAAALQVMEQRVADISAGKAGELVWLLQHPPLYTAGTSAQDSDLLSRNRFPVYQTGRGGQYTYHGPGQRVAYIMLDLKKCSRGEPDLRAYVYRLEEWLIRTLGILGVQGERREGRVGIWVSGAGEEAKIAALGVRVRHWVTYHGVALNVDPDLGHFDGIVPCGVRQHGVTSLRALGLSVSMDQADMALKQTWSEVFEKD